The DNA region CCTCGACGACGCCGGTCGGCACGGGGATCTCGAGACCGTCCTTGAGCCGCTCGAGCAGCAGGTCACGGGCCTGCACCGCCTGGTTCGACGCCTTGACCCGGGCGGCCTGGGCGCGCAGGTCGTCACGCAGCTCGGCGAGCGTGTCGAACTCGCTCGCCAGCTGGGCGAAGTCGTCGTCGGCGGTCGGCAGCTCGCGCACCTTGACGGTCGTCGCGGTGACTGTCACCTGGGCGGTCTCGCCCTCGTGCTCGCCGCCGGCGAGCGCCGAGGCGAAGGTCGTGGTCTCCCCGGCGGACAGGCCGGTCAGCGCCTCGTCGAGGCCCTCGAGCATGTTGCCCGAGCCGATCTGGTAGGAGATTGCGCTGACCGAGTCGACCTCCTCGTCGCCGATGCCGGCCTTGAGGTCCAGCACGACGAAGTCGCCGTCGGCCGCGGGGCGGTCGACGCCGACCAGGGTGCCGAAGCGCTCGCGCAGGGTGTCGAGGCGCTCGTCGATGTCCGCGTCGCTGACCGTGACGTCGTCGACGGTCACGGTGATCTCGGCGAGTGCCGGGACGGCGATCTCGGGACGCACCTCGACGGTGGCGGTGAAGCTCAGGCCACCGGTGGCCTCGGTCAGCGCGGCGACCTCGGTGACCTGGATGTCGGGCTGGCCGAGCGGTCGGAGGTCGGCCTCGGTGATCGCCTGACGGTAGAAGGCCGCCATGCCGTCGTTGACCGCGTGCTCGATGACGGCTGACCGGCCGACCCGCTGGTCGATGATCCGGGCGGGGACCTTGCCCTTGCGGAAGCCAGGGACGGAGACCTCGGAGCCGATGTGCTGGTACGCGTGCTCGATGCTCGGCTTCAGCTCCTCGGCCGACACCTCGACGGTCAGCTTGACCGTTGTGGCGTCCAGGGTCTCGACGGCGCTCTTCACAGCAGTGGTCTCCAACGGCTCGGATGGCTCCGGGTGGGTGACCCGGGGGCGTTCGGTGCAGGGCCGCCCGACGGCGACCCACGGATGGATCTGCGCGCGGGCATGCCTCAGCCGCACACGGCCCGACGATCCTACGGCACGAGGCGGAGCGGTGGATCCTGCTCCGGGCGGATCGTGCCCCGGCGGTTCATGCTCCAGCGGTCGGGATGGCGGGATTCGAACCCACGACCTTCCGCTCCCAAAGCGGACGCGCTACCAACCTGCGCCACATCCCGTCGGACCGGTGCGTACCCGCTGCCCGCCCGGCCACGAGCCTACTGGGGGTGCGAGGTCGCATTCGAACCGGGGGCCCACGACCGGCTACCCTGGGGCCGCCGTCCTGGCCGCCACCCGGCAGCCGGAACCGCGCGGGTGTAGCTCAATGGTAGAGCCCCAGTCTTCCAAACTGGCTACGGGAGTTCGATTCTCCTCACCCGCTCCGACGCCGGGCCAGAGCCGGTCGGCGCCGGCGGTGACCGCTAGCCTGACCGCCATGCCCGATCTCGGCCAGGGCCCTGGCTCCCCGCCCGCAGCAGCCCTCGCCGAACCCGGAACCGTCGGCGGCCCGGCAGCGCCGGCACCCGACGGTCCGGTCCTCGCAGGCACGCCGGTCGGCACGGGCATCGTGAGCGAGGGCTTCGAGGTGGTCCGCGATGCCGGGCGCCTGCTCCTGGCCCACTGGCCGCCGCTCGTCCTGCTCGCACTGATCGGGGTCGTCGTCCGCGAACCGCTGCTGGCCGCCGCGGCTGTCGCCTCGCGCACCTCGGCCGTCCTGAGCCAGCTCGTGCTCGCGCTCGCACCGTTCGCGCAGGTGCTGACGATCGTCGGCATGCTCCTGGTGCTGCGTCGGCGCGAACCGGACGGGCCCGCGGACCGGCAGCGCGCGCTCCGCTCGTTGCTGACCGGGACGGCCGCCGTCCTGGTCCCCTTCCTGGTGATCTACGAGTACTACGGGACCCTCCGCGAGGACGTCGTCGCACTCGGGATCGGGCTGGTGGAGGACCTCGACGTCTTCGGCGGTGACGACGTCACCGCACGGCTGCCCGCAGCGACGTCGGCGGCGGTCCTGGCGACCGTCGCGGTCGCGCTGCTGGCCCGCTTCGTCCTGGGCCGGCTCGTCACCCGGACCCCGGGCGAGCGGCACGCCCTGCGGTCCGCGCTGCGCCTGGCGGCCGGCTACTGCGAGGTCGTGTGGTAGAGCACGGTGTCGGTCCCGGTCGCCTCGACCACGACCCGCACGACGAGCCACGCGTCCGCGCCGTCGGTCGCCTCGAGCAGGCCGGTCTCGACCTGGTCGGTCACGACGGCGTCGAGCACCGTGACCCGGACCGGTCCCAGGTCCGCGGGGTCGCCCACCGCCACGACCGGCAGTCCGGTGTCCGGTGCGGCACGAAGCCCGCCGGTCGCGGCCGTCAGCCCCACCACGACGCAGCCGATCGCCACGACGGTCGTCCCGGCACGGCCGGCCCTCGACCCGAGCACGGCACCCAGCAGCCTGCGCCACGGGACGGCCGAACCTGAGGATCGCACCGGAGCACCCCCGTCGGCCGTGGCTCACCCGGACGCGGACAAGTACCGGGACGGAGACTAGCGTCCGGTGCCGGCGTCCGGTCGACATCGCGGACGATTGCGCACCCCCGGCCGGGCCGGTAGCGTCGCAGGCCACGAGCGGATCGACCGACGACGAAGGGACGTGAGATGGGCATCGCCTGGTTCCTGCCCATGACCGTCACCGCACCGTCGTCCGTCACCACATCCGTCACCTCGTACGCCGGCTGTCTGCCGAGCTGTCGATAGAGCGCTGGCTCTCCCGCTCCGGACCCCGGCCCCGCGTCGGCGATCCTGAGACGTCGCCCCGCGACGGCGGCCAGTGCTCCTGCCCCCGTGACCTTGCCGCCTCGCTGCCGGCACCCGGAATGCTGACGAGCCTCAACCAGTTGTCCCCACTGGACCCATGATCGAACGGCCGCTGCCGCGGCCCCCTGAGACGAGGAATCCCCATGGCCCGCATCTTCGACGACGTCACGCAGCTCGTCGGCAACACCCCACTGGTCCGCCTCAACCGGGTGACCGAGGGCGCCGGCGCGACAGTCGTCGCCAAGCTCGAGTTCTACAACCCCGCCAACTCGGTCAAGGACCGGATCGGGGTTGCCATCATCGACGCCGCCGAGGCGTCCGGCGAGCTCCCCCCCGGCGGCACTGTCGTCGAGGCGACCAGCGGCAACACCGGGATCGCACTGGCCATGGTCGGCGCGGCCCGCGGGTACACGGTCGTGCTGACGATGCCCGAGACGGCATCCAAGGAGCGGCGGGTGCTGCTGCGCGCGTTCGGTGCCGAGCTCGTCCTGACGCCGGGCAGCGAGGGCATGAAGGGCGCCGTCGCCCGCGCCGAGGTGATCGCCGCCGAGCGGCCGGGCGCCGTCCTGGCGCGTCAGTTCGCCAACGAGGCCAACCCGGCCATCCACCGCGCGACCACCGCCGAGGAGATCTGGGCCGACACCGACGGCCAGGTCGACATCGTCGTGGCCGGCATCGGGACCGGCGGCACCATCACCGGCATCGGCCAGGTGCTCAAGGCACGCAAGCCGGGCCTGCAGGTCATCGGGGTCGAGCCGGCCGAGTCGCCGATCCTGCACGGGGGCGCTCCCGGGCCGCACAAGATCCAGGGCATCGGTGCGAACTTCGTCCCGGAGATCCTCGACACGACCGTCTACGACGAGATCGTCGACGTCGACGCCGAGACGGCCGTGCGCGTCGCCCGGGACACCGCCCGGCGCGAGGGCCTGCTGGTCGGGATCTCCTCGGGCGCCGCGATCCACGCGGCCGTCCAGGTCGCCCGGCGGCCGGAGAACGCGGGCAAGCTGATCGTCGTGATCGTGCCGTCGTTCGGTGAGCGCTACCTGTCCACGATCCTCTACGCCGACCTGATGGACTGAGCGATGGACCGCATGTGGCGCTTCCTCGTCGTGCTGCGCGAGGACCTCGAGGCGGCTCGACGTCGCGACCCCGCGGCGCGCAGCCTGGTCGAGGTCGCCCTGGGCTACCCGGGGGTCCACGCGCTGTGGGCCTACCGGGTGACCCACCGGATGTGGCGGGAGCCCGGCCTGCGCCTGGCGGCGCGCCTGCTCTCGCAGGCCACCCGGGCCGCGACCGGCATCGAGATCCACCCGGGGGCTCAGATCGGGCGTCGGCTGTTCATCGACCACGGCATGGGCATCGTCATCGGCGAGACGGCAGTGGTCGGCGACGACGTCGTGCTCTTCCACGGTGCCACCCTCGGCGGCAGGTCGATGCGCCGGGGCAAGCGGCACCCGACC from Cellulomonas sp. KRMCY2 includes:
- the tig gene encoding trigger factor, whose amino-acid sequence is MKSAVETLDATTVKLTVEVSAEELKPSIEHAYQHIGSEVSVPGFRKGKVPARIIDQRVGRSAVIEHAVNDGMAAFYRQAITEADLRPLGQPDIQVTEVAALTEATGGLSFTATVEVRPEIAVPALAEITVTVDDVTVSDADIDERLDTLRERFGTLVGVDRPAADGDFVVLDLKAGIGDEEVDSVSAISYQIGSGNMLEGLDEALTGLSAGETTTFASALAGGEHEGETAQVTVTATTVKVRELPTADDDFAQLASEFDTLAELRDDLRAQAARVKASNQAVQARDLLLERLKDGLEIPVPTGVVEAEVHRHLESEGRLEDAEHRAEVQVEASEALANQILLDTLAEQLKVKVAQNELLDYLVNASRQYGMDPNTFIKTVDEQGQIPAMVAEVGRSKAIAVALRQVKVVDASGNAVDLSEYIGSDDDEVDAVAAAQAALEEAMAAGAVADAAGEASEVQDETQDDAPDQAEPADGKS
- the cysK gene encoding cysteine synthase A — encoded protein: MARIFDDVTQLVGNTPLVRLNRVTEGAGATVVAKLEFYNPANSVKDRIGVAIIDAAEASGELPPGGTVVEATSGNTGIALAMVGAARGYTVVLTMPETASKERRVLLRAFGAELVLTPGSEGMKGAVARAEVIAAERPGAVLARQFANEANPAIHRATTAEEIWADTDGQVDIVVAGIGTGGTITGIGQVLKARKPGLQVIGVEPAESPILHGGAPGPHKIQGIGANFVPEILDTTVYDEIVDVDAETAVRVARDTARREGLLVGISSGAAIHAAVQVARRPENAGKLIVVIVPSFGERYLSTILYADLMD
- the epsC gene encoding serine O-acetyltransferase EpsC; the encoded protein is MDRMWRFLVVLREDLEAARRRDPAARSLVEVALGYPGVHALWAYRVTHRMWREPGLRLAARLLSQATRAATGIEIHPGAQIGRRLFIDHGMGIVIGETAVVGDDVVLFHGATLGGRSMRRGKRHPTLGDNVVVGAGAKILGPVWIGDGAQIGANAVVVKDVPAHAVAVGVPAVIRTRSVASPAVDLVEDPAIYI